In the Actinomycetota bacterium genome, GAGCGACTTTCCGTGGGGAAGAATGAAAGACAGCCCGAAGCATGCGGCGGCGAACAAGACGGCCATCCGCGCTGCGCCCACGATCGGGCTCTTTCGTCGTCCGGAGCGTCGGCGCGTGATCGCTCCGCCGATCGCCAGCGACATCCCGATGAGAAGAAGTCCACCGAGAGGTGAACCGACGACGCGGTACGTCAGATGCTCGGTTGGCCGACGGGAACCCGGCAACTCCTGGCGATCGAGAGTGATGGGTACGCGCTGAAACCCGAGCATGGATGCGCCGGCGCCCTCGAAGACTGGGAAGACCTCTTGGAAGCGCCGCCGCGCGTGATCATCGGTGTCGGGGAACGTCGGGTGTGCCCAGGCGACGAGGCCTGCGCAGATAGCGAATGCGATGACGAGAGAGACAACGGCCCCGCGCAGCGCGGCCATCCAGCCGGTCCCCATCCGAGACTCGGTCGCGGTGACGCTCGCCACGGTTACTTGTTTACCGAACGGTCGGCCGTCCCGGAAGGGACAAAGATCCCGAGCCGCAGCTAGGCGGCGCGGTGGGCGGCGAGCTAGGCACGACGTTTGGTAGCCCGGCGTGCAGCGTCGACGCGAGCCGCGAACTCGCGCGGCCGCACGATGGGGATCCCTCGCCATGGGGACATGGACGTGAGGTCGACGTCGTCGGCGACGATCAGATCGGCGTTCGCGGCGAGCGCGCATTCCAGGATCCGGTTGTCCTCGAAGTCGGGGCAGTCGGTGACGGCGACCGCCGGTTCCAACACGTCCCCGCCTGAAGCCTCGGCGATCTCGACGAGCAGCGCTGCGTACTCCTCGGTCGGGGCAGGCTCCCATCCGTAGCCTTCGATCAGGACGCGCACGACGTTGACCAGGATGTGCTCGCTCAGCCAAAGGGCGAACTCGCGTGCGTCGTTGACGATGCCGAGGCAGTCGGCGGACGGGTTGTCGCTCACCGGAGGGGGGCTCGGCCAAGACCGGAACGGCGAGTTTCCGCCGGCGACCGCGCCGACCAGAACGCTGATGTCGAAAACCGCGTTGCGAGGGGAAGGCGGTCCGCCGCTCAACCTCTCCGCGGCGACTTCAGAACGCGGCGCACGACCTTGTGAACGTCCTCGAGGGTCAGCTCCTTCTCGACGGAGCGTGCCGCCCCGTACGACTGGAGCTTCCGGAGGCGCTCCGCACGGTCGACCGCCTCGAGGTGGTCGAGCGCGACGCGAAGGAAGGCGCTGCGGTTACCGCCGCCATACTTCTGGACGAGGCGCTCGAGCCGAGCCGAGTCGGCCTCTTCGACGGCGAATCCGACAGTCTTGGTGGGCATGGGTGCATGCTACTGCATCCAGAGTGCATGTCAAGTGCAACGCTCCCCCCCCCGGGTGGCGTTCCTTCGGCGCTGCGAGTGCTTCTGGCTCTGCCGGGCTCAGGGTCCGTTCCGGCGTGTCTGACAAAGTGACGTCACATTGTCAGACAACGCTGTGAGCGATGCAGGACCTCAGTCCGAGGACGCCTGGGTCTGGACGGCCGGCTCGACCGCGTGGCTTAGGACCTCGTCGATCGTGGTCGCGAGGTGGAAGGTCATCTCTTCCTTCACCTGCGGCGGCACG is a window encoding:
- a CDS encoding PIN domain-containing protein, which gives rise to MSDNPSADCLGIVNDAREFALWLSEHILVNVVRVLIEGYGWEPAPTEEYAALLVEIAEASGGDVLEPAVAVTDCPDFEDNRILECALAANADLIVADDVDLTSMSPWRGIPIVRPREFAARVDAARRATKRRA